One window from the genome of Thermococcus siculi encodes:
- a CDS encoding DMT family transporter, protein MNRSEAILLGITAIWGFTFPAMKVSLDYMPPILFLAYRFGIAALLMLLLFRSKVLKRETFKEGFVLGLTLFFGHGFQIVGLEYTTASNSAFITSLYVVFTPFIAYFLLGDRLKPRDALSLAVALAGLYLISGASLNFNYGDMLTVLCALSFAFQIVLVQRFGEKDYLSLAFWQIAWNFVFSLAFALLFEPFVFPVEPLPWAGILYTSVFATVVAFTLQVKHQRNTNAHKAALIYSSEPIFGHIAAFLTIHEILSPKGYLGALLIMLGIWNEVRKD, encoded by the coding sequence ATGAACCGCTCAGAGGCAATCCTCCTGGGAATAACAGCGATATGGGGCTTTACCTTTCCCGCGATGAAGGTTAGCCTCGATTATATGCCGCCGATACTCTTTCTGGCCTACCGCTTCGGGATAGCGGCACTCCTAATGCTCCTCCTCTTCCGCTCAAAGGTTCTGAAAAGGGAGACATTCAAGGAAGGCTTCGTTCTCGGGCTAACGCTCTTCTTCGGCCACGGCTTCCAGATAGTTGGCCTTGAATACACGACCGCTTCTAATTCCGCCTTCATAACGTCCCTTTACGTCGTTTTCACGCCCTTCATAGCGTATTTCCTGCTGGGAGACAGGCTCAAGCCCAGGGATGCCCTTTCGCTGGCGGTGGCGCTGGCGGGACTCTATCTCATCTCGGGGGCGAGCCTGAACTTCAACTACGGCGACATGTTGACTGTCCTCTGTGCCCTCAGCTTCGCATTCCAGATAGTCCTCGTCCAGCGCTTTGGGGAGAAGGACTACCTGAGCCTGGCATTCTGGCAGATAGCGTGGAACTTCGTCTTTTCCCTCGCCTTTGCCCTGCTGTTTGAGCCGTTTGTGTTTCCGGTGGAACCCCTGCCCTGGGCGGGAATACTCTACACCTCAGTATTCGCCACAGTTGTAGCCTTCACCCTCCAGGTGAAGCATCAGAGAAACACGAATGCCCATAAAGCCGCCTTGATATACTCTTCAGAGCCCATCTTCGGCCATATAGCTGCGTTTTTAACCATCCACGAGATCCTGAGTCCAAAGGGATATCTAGGTGCCCTCCTGATAATGCTGGGCATATGGAATGAAGTGCGGAAGGACTAA